From a region of the Eulemur rufifrons isolate Redbay chromosome 7, OSU_ERuf_1, whole genome shotgun sequence genome:
- the GOLGA2 gene encoding golgin subfamily A member 2 isoform X2, translating to MSEETRQQKLARARKKLAEYQLKRNLPSSYIKKKRKKVKNGSSSETTAADDGCCPPEDIQDILKVLVSNLNRSNGVALPPLDKWKAPKDCTSPAPPSDDDTESPGSVPSRDDTVSLSGHSTDDSLSTGGVPSGDNTLSHGGHSTDDSLSTDSAPSSDDTLSPGRVSSPDASLTSMELLEDHDANDVSDLVDKIETFSSTESLRQLSQHINSLVSESTSYANGAGLSSSINLKEMENRYHELTVALDSSYLTNKQLSSKVEELQQQNQELMDQLEKEKKEYQQKSMKEQGALREQLQVHIQTIGILVSEKSDLYSALVHTQQAIRQKEGESEDLASCLRSSRQRVGDLERTLSAVSMKQKQMDKDNKELTKERDALKMDLYKNNKNNEDLKQTNSELEEKLRFLASEKEALKRQFDEMQKKLDFSELLLLQYATPTEAHTSSLQLQQILEDREKLEKSVAELTEKMKRLQIDRDHYLEILKGDTAMWQKKMQEMSEKIRILKEEKEHSVTQVRELETSLAELKCQIADPRPPEAPAGPSQTEQQLQAEAEQLQKQLESLEGQLHAQLQENESLSHQNLEQWQRLRVLEQQAEIWGDQAEERQKILETMQNDRATISCAVSQNLELKKQLAELQDGFIKLSNDKMEITSALQSEQHVKMELAKKLGQLQEKLGELKETVELKSDEAKSLQQERDQYLLYVQQYAAAYQQHAAAYQQLISEKETVHRELLQQTQAVDQLQQEKVQGAMVAERARQELQETQERLEAASQQNQQLQAQLSLMADPGKDGLDKEGAEEEERPDEEGPDTEEGVEVTPGKEKIPDQEDTPCKEQIPDKEDTPGKEQIPDNEEGAEKEEGMDEDAARPKLSIPEDLESREAMVTFFNSALASAQEEQAQLRRQLREQKVQCLALQAAPAPGIGGDVVSRETYRALQVDMEKLQNRFVALMQEKVDLAEQVDELEHRCVQLAGETETIGEYVTLYQYQRAALKQQQRQNEEYVRQMAREKEDMKAKMLELQGLVMQLLNEHNKDHGKVLPDTHSAAEEPTPGPSALQELGAHQQGDFYEVSLANKEPSQEVARRGSGPENHTAQQIMELLHEMQRPDDKTGLGVNPCLPLFYRNKEKNQFKVWIA from the exons ATGTCGGAAGAAACCCGACAGCAAAAATTGGCCAGGGCCAGGAAAAAG TTGGCGGAGTATCAACTGAAGCGCAACCTCCCATCATcttatataaagaagaaaaggaaaaaagttaaaaatggtaGTAGCTCTGAAACAACTGCTGCTGATGATGGTTGCTGCCCGCCTGAGGAT ATTCAGGACATTCTGAAGGTGCTGGTGTCCAACCTTAACCGTTCCAATGGGGTAGCGCTCCCCCCATTGGACAAGTGGAAG GCGCCCAAAGACTGCACTTCCCCTGCGCCACCATCTGATGATGATACCGAGTCACCTGGCAGTGTCCCTTCCCGTGATGACACCGTGTCACTTAGTGGTCATTCCACTGATGACAGCCTGTCAACTGGCGGTGTCCCTTCTGGTGATAACACCCTGTCACATGGTGGTCATTCCACTGATGACAGCCTGTCAACTGACAGTGCCCCTTCCTCTGATGACACCCTGTCACCTGGCCGTGTCTCTTCCCCTGATGCTAGTCTCACTAGCATGGAATTACTTGAG GACCATGATGCTAATGATGTCTCTGATCTTGTGGACAAAATCGA GACTTTCTCATCGACTGAGAGCCTGCGACAACTTTCTCAGCATATCAATAGTCTTGTGTCTGAG TCTACATCCTACGCTAATGGAGCAGGCCTTTCATCGTCCATTAACCTGAAGGAAATGGAA AACCGGTACCACGAGCTAACGGTAGCCCTGGACTCCAGCTAtctaacaaacaaacaactcaGTAGCAAAGTAGAGGAATTG CAACAGCAGAATCAAGAACTTATGGATCAGCTGGAAAAA gagaaaaaagaatatcaGCAAAAGTCGATGAAGGAACAGGGAGCCCTACGGGAACAACTGCAG GTTCACATTCAGACCATAGGGATCCTAGTTTCTGAGAAGTCTGATCTTTATTCAGCACTCGTCCACACTCAACAGGCCATCAGGCAGAAAGAAG GCGAGTCCGAGGATCTTGCCAGCTGCCTGCGCTCTTCCCGGCAGCGTGTAGGAGATTTGGAGCGGACTCTGTCTGCCGTCTCCATGAAACAGAAGCAGATGGACAAG GATAACAAGGAGTTAACCAAAGAGCGAGATGCTCTCAAGATGGACTTATACAAGAACAA CAAAAATAATGAGGACCTAAAGCAGACGAActcagagctggaagagaagCTTCGCTTCCTAGCGTCTGAGAAGGAGGCCCTGAAGCGTCAGTTCGACGAAATGCAGAAGAAGCTGGACTTTTCTGAGCTCCTGCTGCtgcag TACGCTACCCCGACCGAAGCCCATACTAGCAGCCTGCAATTACAGCAGATCTTGGAGGATCGGGAGAAGCTGGAGAAAAGCGTGGCCGAG CTTACGGAGAAGATGAAACGATTACAGATCGACAGAGACCATTATTTAGAGATTCTGAAAGGAGATACTGCCATGTGgcagaagaaaatgcaggaaatgtCAGAAAAG ATTCGAATattgaaggaggaaaaggagcatAGTGTGACTCAGGTGCGGGAGCTAGAGACCAGTTTGGCTGAACTGAAGTGCCAGATAG CTGACCCCCGACCCCCAGAAGCCCCAGCAGGGCCCTCCCAGACTGAGCAGCAGCTCCAGGCAGAAGCTGAGCAGCTGCAAAAGCAGCTGGAAAGCCTGGAAGGACAGCTGCATGCCCAGTTACAAGAAAATGAGAGTCTGAGTCATCAGAACCTGGAGCAGTGGCAGCGGCTGCGGGTGCTGGAGCAGCAGGCCGAAATCTGGGGGGACCAGGCAGAGGAGCGCCAGAAGATCCTGGAGACTATGCAGAACGACCGTGCCACCATCAGTTGTGCGGTGTCCCAGAACCTTGAGCTCAAGAAGCAGCTGGCCGAGCTACAAGACGGCTTTATCAAGCTG AGCAATGACAAAATGGAAATTACTAGTGCACTACAGTCAGAGCAGCATGTGAAGATGGAGCTGGCTAAGAAGCTGGGCCAGCTACAGGAGAAGCTGGGAGAACTGAAGGAAACG GTGGAACTGAAGAGTGACGAGGCGAAGAGTCTGCAGCAGGAGCGGGACCAGTACCTGCTCTACGTGCAGCAGTACGCAGCGGCCTACCAGCAGCACGCGGCCGCCTACCAGCAGCTGATTTCGGAAAAGGAGACTGTGCACAGGGAGCTCCTGCAGCAGACCCAGGCCGTGGATCAGCTGCAGCAGGAGAAAGTTCAGGGTGCAATGGTGGCCGAGAGGGCCCGCCAGGAGTTGCAGGAGACCCAG GAGCGCCTGGAAGCCGCCAGCCAACAGAACCAGCAGCTCCAGGCCCAGCTGAGCCTAATGGCTGACCCTGGGAAGG ATGGATTGGACAAGgaaggagcagaggaggaggagagacctGACGAGGAGGGACCTGACACGGAGGAGGGAGTGGAGGTCACACCTGGCAAGGAGAAGATACCTGATCAGGAGGACACACCTTGCAAGGAGCAGATACCTGACAAGGAGGACACACCTGGCAAGGAGCAGATACCTGACAAtgaggagggagcagagaaggaggagggaatggatgAGGATGCTGCTAGGCCCAAGCTGAGCATCCCGGAAGACCTAGAGAGCCGAGAAGCCATG GTGACATTTTTCAACTCAGCTCTGGCCAGTGCTCAGGAGGAGCAGGCCCAGCTGCGTAGGCAGCTGAGGGAACAGAAGGTGCAGTGCTTGGCTCTCCAGGCAGCCCCGGCCCCTGGAATTGGGGGCGACGTCGTGTCTAGGGAAACCTACCGGGCCCTACAGGTGGACATGGAGAAGCTTCAG AACCGGTTTGTAGCACTCATGCAGGAGAAGGTGGATCTGGCAGAACAAGTGGATGAGCTGGAACACCGCTGTGTCCAGCTGGCCGGAGAGACGGAAACCATTG GGGAGTACGTCACACTGTACCAGTATCAGAGAGCGGCACTAAAGCAGCAGCAGCGTCAGAACGAGGAGTACGTTCGGCAGATGGCGAGGGAAAAGGAGGACATGAAG GCGAAGATGCTGGAGCTGCAGGGGCTGGTGATGCAGCTGCTGAACGAGCACAACAAGGACCACGGCAAAGTCCTGCCGGACACCCACAGCGCTGCGGAGGAGCCCACGCCAGGGCCCTCAGCCCTCCAGGAGCTTGGAGCTCACCAGCAGGGGG ATTTTTACGAGGTGAGCCTCGCCAACAAGGAGCCCTCACAAGAAGTGGCCAGGAGGGGGTCTGGTCCTGAGAACCACACTGCTCAGCAGATCATGGAGCTGCTTCATGAAATGCAGCGCCCCGACGACAAGACAGGCCTGGGCGTCAACCCCTGCCTACCCTTATTCTACCGGAATAAGGAAAAGAACCAATTCAAGGTCTGGATCGCCTAA